Proteins found in one Arachis stenosperma cultivar V10309 chromosome 8, arast.V10309.gnm1.PFL2, whole genome shotgun sequence genomic segment:
- the LOC130943960 gene encoding ribonuclease J-like isoform X1, which yields MASSTSFASLLLPLYNPAFRPKPTTSLPAFRSIHSSVLPATDGSQAPHKRTRRMEGPRKSMEDSVQRKMEQFYEGKDGPPLRVLPIGGLGEIGMNCMLVGNHDRYILIDAGVMFPDYDELGVQKIIPDTTFIRKWSHKIEALVITHGHEDHIGALPWVIPALDSNTPIFASSFTMELIKKRLKEHGIFLPSRLKIFRTRKKFMAGPFEIEPIRVTHSIPDCCGLVLRCSDGTILHTGDWKIDETPLDGKVFDREALEELSKEGVTLMMSDSTNVLSPGRTISESVVKDALLRHISASKGRVITTQFASNLHRLGSVKAAADLTGRKLVFVGMSLRTYLDAAWKDGKAPIDPSTLVKAEDIDAYAPKDLLIVTTGSQAEPRAALNLASYGSSHAFKLTKEDIVLYSAKVIPGNESRVMKMLNRISEIGSTIIMGKNEGLHTSGHAYRGELEEVLRIVKPQHFLPIHGELLFLKEHELLGKSNGIRHTAVIKNGEMLGVSHLRNRRVLSNGFISLGRENLQLKYSDGDKAFGTSSDLFIDERLKIALDGIIVVSMEVFRPQRADSLAENTLKGKIRITTRCLWLDKGKLLDALHKAAHAALSSCPVKCPLAHMERTVAEVLRKMVRKYSGKRPEVIVIAIENPAAVLAEEINTKLSGKSHVDHGTSTLRKIVDGHGKENQPDTTQIRVNADDANDVEGLLPEEDTGPPTEEAEGDLSDSEEFWKPFIASSPVEKSIKANNGYVPRKEHKSNIKKDDSEDIGEANFVKASSSELKSSKSGKRNKWKPEEIKKLINMRGKLHDRFQIVKGRMALWEEISQSLLADGISRSPGQCKSLWTSLVQKYQETKNEKDSSKSSWQYLEDMEKIMPDSEAMATK from the exons CTACTGATGGATCTCAAGCACCCCACAAGAGAACAAGAAGAATGGAGGGTCCTCGGAAAAGCATGGAAGATTCAGTTCAGCGCAAAATGGAGCAGTTTTATGAAGGGAAAGATGGGCCACCTCTCCGTGTTCTTCCGATTGGTGGGCTGGGTGAAATTGGGATGAACTGCATGCTGGTTGGGAACCATGATCGCTATATCCTCATTGATGCCGGAGTTATGTTTCCAGA CTATGATGAACTTGGAGTCCAAAAGATCATACCTGATACAACATTTATAAGAAAATGGAGCCACAAAATTGAAGCACTTGTtataacacatggtcatgaggATCACATTGGAGCGTTGCCTTGG GTCATTCCAGCATTGGATTCCAATACACCAATTTTTGCATCTTCCTTTACAATGGAG CTTATAAAAAAACGTCTGAAGGAGCATGGTATTTTTCTTCCATCTAGACTCAAGATATTCAGAACAAGAAAGAAGTTTATGGCTGGGCCATTTGAGATAGAACCTATCAGGGTGACCCATTCTATTCCTGATTGTTGTGGATTGGTTCTTCGCTGTTCTGATGGTACTATTCTTCACACTGGGGACTGGAAG ATCGACGAGACACCTCTGGACGGGAAAGTTTTTGATCGCGAGGCTTTAGAGGAACTCTCTAAAGAAGGAGTAACACTG ATGATGAGTGATTCAACCAATGTACTCTCACCTGGAAGGACAATAAGTGAATCTGTTGTTAAAGATGCATTATTGAGGCATATTTCAGCTTCTAAAGGAAGGGTTATTACCACCCAATTTGCATCAAATCTGCATCGACTTGGAAGTGTGAAAGCTGCTGCTGATTTAACTGGCCGAAAGTTG GTATTCGTTGGCATGTCTTTGAGGACATATTTAGATGCAGCTTGGAAGGATGGAAAGGCTCCAATTGATCCCTCCACTCTG GTGAAAGCAGAGGATATTGATGCTTATGCTCCAAAGGATCTGCTAATTGTAACAACAGGATCTCAA GCAGAACCACGTGCTGCCTTGAATCTTGCATCATATGGAAGTAGTCATGCTTTCAAACTAACTAAGGAAGATATTgttttgtattcggccaag GTTATCCCTGGTAATGAGTCTCGTGTGATGAAAATGCTGAACCGCATATCAGAGATTggatcaacaataataatgggtAAAAATGAAGGTCTCCACACATCTGGTCATGCTTATCGTGGGGAATTG GAGGAAGTACTTCGAATTGTGAAGCCGCAACATTTTCTTCCCATACATGGAGAACTCTTGTTCTTGAAGGAGCATGAATTACTTGGAAAATCAAATGGCATTCGGCACACTGCT GTTATTAAAAATGGAGAGATGCTTGGTGTTTCACATTTGAGAAATAGGAGAGTCCTTTCTAATGGTTTCATTTCCCTTGGAAGAGAGAATTTACAG TTGAAGTACAGTGATGGCGACAAAGCATTTGGTACATCAAGCGACCTCTTCATTGATGAAAGATTGAAAATTGCATTAGATGGCATCATCGTGGTTAG CATGGAAGTTTTTCGCCCCCAAAGAGCAGACAGTTTGGCTGAAAACACCTTAAAAGGGAAGATAAGGATTACGACAAGATGCCTATGGCTTGACAAGGGAAAGTTATTGGATGCACTGCATAAAGCTGCTCATGCTGCTCTTTCAAGCTGCCCTGTAAAGTGTCCACTGGCTCACATGGAAAGAACTGTGGCCGAGGTCTTGAGGAAGATGGTGAGGAAGTACAGTGGTAAACGGCCTGAAGTTATTGTTATTGCCATAGAAAATCCAGCTGCTGTTCTTGCTGAGGAGATAAACACAAAGTTATCTGGCAAATCACATGTGGATCATGGAACATCAACATTAAGAAAAATAGTCGATGGGCACGGGAAGGAAAATCAGCCAGACACAACGCAAATAAGAG TTAATGCAGATGATGCCAATGATGTTGAAGGACTTCTACCTGAGGAAGACACTGGTCCACCAACCGAAGAAGCTGAGGGTGATTTATCGGATTCAGAGGAATTTTGGAAGCCATTTATTGCATCCTCACCAGTTGAGAAGTCAATCAAAGCTAACAACGGTTATGTTCCACGAAAGGAGCACAAGTCTAATATTAAGAAAGATGATTCCGAAGACATTGGTGAAGCCAACTTTGTGAAAGCATCCAGTTCTGAACTCAAGTCGTCGAAGTCAGGGAAGAGGAATAAATGGAAACCTGAAGAAATTAAGAAGTTGATTAATATGCGCGGGAAACTACACGATAGATTTCAAATTGTGAAGGGAAGGATGGCTTTATGGGAAGAGATATCTCAGAGCTTGTTGGCTGATGGGATCAGCAGAAGTCCTGGACAGTGTAAATCGCTTTGGACATCTTTGGTACAGAAATATCAG GAGACCAAGAACGAGAAGGATAGTAGCAAGAGCAGTTGGCAATATCTTGAGGACATGGAAAAGATAATGCCTGATAGTGAAGCAATGGCAACAAAATGA
- the LOC130943960 gene encoding ribonuclease J-like isoform X2 — protein sequence MASSTSFASLLLPLYNPAFRPKPTTSLPAFRSIHSSVLPATDGSQAPHKRTRRMEGPRKSMEDSVQRKMEQFYEGKDGPPLRVLPIGGLGEIGMNCMLVGNHDRYILIDAGVMFPDYDELGVQKIIPDTTFIRKWSHKIEALVITHGHEDHIGALPWVIPALDSNTPIFASSFTMELIKKRLKEHGIFLPSRLKIFRTRKKFMAGPFEIEPIRVTHSIPDCCGLVLRCSDGTILHTGDWKIDETPLDGKVFDREALEELSKEGVTLMMSDSTNVLSPGRTISESVVKDALLRHISASKGRVITTQFASNLHRLGSVKAAADLTGRKLVFVGMSLRTYLDAAWKDGKAPIDPSTLVKAEDIDAYAPKDLLIVTTGSQAEPRAALNLASYGSSHAFKLTKEDIVLYSAKVIPGNESRVMKMLNRISEIGSTIIMGKNEGLHTSGHAYRGELEEVLRIVKPQHFLPIHGELLFLKEHELLGKSNGIRHTAVIKNGEMLGVSHLRNRRVLSNGFISLGRENLQLKYSDGDKAFGTSSDLFIDERLKIALDGIIVVSMEVFRPQRADSLAENTLKGKIRITTRCLWLDKGKLLDALHKAAHAALSSCPVKCPLAHMERTVAEVLRKMVRKYSGKRPEVIVIAIENPAAVLAEEINTKLSGKSHVDHGTSTLRKIVDGHGKENQPDTTQIRDDANDVEGLLPEEDTGPPTEEAEGDLSDSEEFWKPFIASSPVEKSIKANNGYVPRKEHKSNIKKDDSEDIGEANFVKASSSELKSSKSGKRNKWKPEEIKKLINMRGKLHDRFQIVKGRMALWEEISQSLLADGISRSPGQCKSLWTSLVQKYQETKNEKDSSKSSWQYLEDMEKIMPDSEAMATK from the exons CTACTGATGGATCTCAAGCACCCCACAAGAGAACAAGAAGAATGGAGGGTCCTCGGAAAAGCATGGAAGATTCAGTTCAGCGCAAAATGGAGCAGTTTTATGAAGGGAAAGATGGGCCACCTCTCCGTGTTCTTCCGATTGGTGGGCTGGGTGAAATTGGGATGAACTGCATGCTGGTTGGGAACCATGATCGCTATATCCTCATTGATGCCGGAGTTATGTTTCCAGA CTATGATGAACTTGGAGTCCAAAAGATCATACCTGATACAACATTTATAAGAAAATGGAGCCACAAAATTGAAGCACTTGTtataacacatggtcatgaggATCACATTGGAGCGTTGCCTTGG GTCATTCCAGCATTGGATTCCAATACACCAATTTTTGCATCTTCCTTTACAATGGAG CTTATAAAAAAACGTCTGAAGGAGCATGGTATTTTTCTTCCATCTAGACTCAAGATATTCAGAACAAGAAAGAAGTTTATGGCTGGGCCATTTGAGATAGAACCTATCAGGGTGACCCATTCTATTCCTGATTGTTGTGGATTGGTTCTTCGCTGTTCTGATGGTACTATTCTTCACACTGGGGACTGGAAG ATCGACGAGACACCTCTGGACGGGAAAGTTTTTGATCGCGAGGCTTTAGAGGAACTCTCTAAAGAAGGAGTAACACTG ATGATGAGTGATTCAACCAATGTACTCTCACCTGGAAGGACAATAAGTGAATCTGTTGTTAAAGATGCATTATTGAGGCATATTTCAGCTTCTAAAGGAAGGGTTATTACCACCCAATTTGCATCAAATCTGCATCGACTTGGAAGTGTGAAAGCTGCTGCTGATTTAACTGGCCGAAAGTTG GTATTCGTTGGCATGTCTTTGAGGACATATTTAGATGCAGCTTGGAAGGATGGAAAGGCTCCAATTGATCCCTCCACTCTG GTGAAAGCAGAGGATATTGATGCTTATGCTCCAAAGGATCTGCTAATTGTAACAACAGGATCTCAA GCAGAACCACGTGCTGCCTTGAATCTTGCATCATATGGAAGTAGTCATGCTTTCAAACTAACTAAGGAAGATATTgttttgtattcggccaag GTTATCCCTGGTAATGAGTCTCGTGTGATGAAAATGCTGAACCGCATATCAGAGATTggatcaacaataataatgggtAAAAATGAAGGTCTCCACACATCTGGTCATGCTTATCGTGGGGAATTG GAGGAAGTACTTCGAATTGTGAAGCCGCAACATTTTCTTCCCATACATGGAGAACTCTTGTTCTTGAAGGAGCATGAATTACTTGGAAAATCAAATGGCATTCGGCACACTGCT GTTATTAAAAATGGAGAGATGCTTGGTGTTTCACATTTGAGAAATAGGAGAGTCCTTTCTAATGGTTTCATTTCCCTTGGAAGAGAGAATTTACAG TTGAAGTACAGTGATGGCGACAAAGCATTTGGTACATCAAGCGACCTCTTCATTGATGAAAGATTGAAAATTGCATTAGATGGCATCATCGTGGTTAG CATGGAAGTTTTTCGCCCCCAAAGAGCAGACAGTTTGGCTGAAAACACCTTAAAAGGGAAGATAAGGATTACGACAAGATGCCTATGGCTTGACAAGGGAAAGTTATTGGATGCACTGCATAAAGCTGCTCATGCTGCTCTTTCAAGCTGCCCTGTAAAGTGTCCACTGGCTCACATGGAAAGAACTGTGGCCGAGGTCTTGAGGAAGATGGTGAGGAAGTACAGTGGTAAACGGCCTGAAGTTATTGTTATTGCCATAGAAAATCCAGCTGCTGTTCTTGCTGAGGAGATAAACACAAAGTTATCTGGCAAATCACATGTGGATCATGGAACATCAACATTAAGAAAAATAGTCGATGGGCACGGGAAGGAAAATCAGCCAGACACAACGCAAATAAGAG ATGATGCCAATGATGTTGAAGGACTTCTACCTGAGGAAGACACTGGTCCACCAACCGAAGAAGCTGAGGGTGATTTATCGGATTCAGAGGAATTTTGGAAGCCATTTATTGCATCCTCACCAGTTGAGAAGTCAATCAAAGCTAACAACGGTTATGTTCCACGAAAGGAGCACAAGTCTAATATTAAGAAAGATGATTCCGAAGACATTGGTGAAGCCAACTTTGTGAAAGCATCCAGTTCTGAACTCAAGTCGTCGAAGTCAGGGAAGAGGAATAAATGGAAACCTGAAGAAATTAAGAAGTTGATTAATATGCGCGGGAAACTACACGATAGATTTCAAATTGTGAAGGGAAGGATGGCTTTATGGGAAGAGATATCTCAGAGCTTGTTGGCTGATGGGATCAGCAGAAGTCCTGGACAGTGTAAATCGCTTTGGACATCTTTGGTACAGAAATATCAG GAGACCAAGAACGAGAAGGATAGTAGCAAGAGCAGTTGGCAATATCTTGAGGACATGGAAAAGATAATGCCTGATAGTGAAGCAATGGCAACAAAATGA
- the LOC130943960 gene encoding ribonuclease J-like isoform X3, whose translation MELIKKRLKEHGIFLPSRLKIFRTRKKFMAGPFEIEPIRVTHSIPDCCGLVLRCSDGTILHTGDWKIDETPLDGKVFDREALEELSKEGVTLMMSDSTNVLSPGRTISESVVKDALLRHISASKGRVITTQFASNLHRLGSVKAAADLTGRKLVFVGMSLRTYLDAAWKDGKAPIDPSTLVKAEDIDAYAPKDLLIVTTGSQAEPRAALNLASYGSSHAFKLTKEDIVLYSAKVIPGNESRVMKMLNRISEIGSTIIMGKNEGLHTSGHAYRGELEEVLRIVKPQHFLPIHGELLFLKEHELLGKSNGIRHTAVIKNGEMLGVSHLRNRRVLSNGFISLGRENLQLKYSDGDKAFGTSSDLFIDERLKIALDGIIVVSMEVFRPQRADSLAENTLKGKIRITTRCLWLDKGKLLDALHKAAHAALSSCPVKCPLAHMERTVAEVLRKMVRKYSGKRPEVIVIAIENPAAVLAEEINTKLSGKSHVDHGTSTLRKIVDGHGKENQPDTTQIRVNADDANDVEGLLPEEDTGPPTEEAEGDLSDSEEFWKPFIASSPVEKSIKANNGYVPRKEHKSNIKKDDSEDIGEANFVKASSSELKSSKSGKRNKWKPEEIKKLINMRGKLHDRFQIVKGRMALWEEISQSLLADGISRSPGQCKSLWTSLVQKYQETKNEKDSSKSSWQYLEDMEKIMPDSEAMATK comes from the exons ATGGAG CTTATAAAAAAACGTCTGAAGGAGCATGGTATTTTTCTTCCATCTAGACTCAAGATATTCAGAACAAGAAAGAAGTTTATGGCTGGGCCATTTGAGATAGAACCTATCAGGGTGACCCATTCTATTCCTGATTGTTGTGGATTGGTTCTTCGCTGTTCTGATGGTACTATTCTTCACACTGGGGACTGGAAG ATCGACGAGACACCTCTGGACGGGAAAGTTTTTGATCGCGAGGCTTTAGAGGAACTCTCTAAAGAAGGAGTAACACTG ATGATGAGTGATTCAACCAATGTACTCTCACCTGGAAGGACAATAAGTGAATCTGTTGTTAAAGATGCATTATTGAGGCATATTTCAGCTTCTAAAGGAAGGGTTATTACCACCCAATTTGCATCAAATCTGCATCGACTTGGAAGTGTGAAAGCTGCTGCTGATTTAACTGGCCGAAAGTTG GTATTCGTTGGCATGTCTTTGAGGACATATTTAGATGCAGCTTGGAAGGATGGAAAGGCTCCAATTGATCCCTCCACTCTG GTGAAAGCAGAGGATATTGATGCTTATGCTCCAAAGGATCTGCTAATTGTAACAACAGGATCTCAA GCAGAACCACGTGCTGCCTTGAATCTTGCATCATATGGAAGTAGTCATGCTTTCAAACTAACTAAGGAAGATATTgttttgtattcggccaag GTTATCCCTGGTAATGAGTCTCGTGTGATGAAAATGCTGAACCGCATATCAGAGATTggatcaacaataataatgggtAAAAATGAAGGTCTCCACACATCTGGTCATGCTTATCGTGGGGAATTG GAGGAAGTACTTCGAATTGTGAAGCCGCAACATTTTCTTCCCATACATGGAGAACTCTTGTTCTTGAAGGAGCATGAATTACTTGGAAAATCAAATGGCATTCGGCACACTGCT GTTATTAAAAATGGAGAGATGCTTGGTGTTTCACATTTGAGAAATAGGAGAGTCCTTTCTAATGGTTTCATTTCCCTTGGAAGAGAGAATTTACAG TTGAAGTACAGTGATGGCGACAAAGCATTTGGTACATCAAGCGACCTCTTCATTGATGAAAGATTGAAAATTGCATTAGATGGCATCATCGTGGTTAG CATGGAAGTTTTTCGCCCCCAAAGAGCAGACAGTTTGGCTGAAAACACCTTAAAAGGGAAGATAAGGATTACGACAAGATGCCTATGGCTTGACAAGGGAAAGTTATTGGATGCACTGCATAAAGCTGCTCATGCTGCTCTTTCAAGCTGCCCTGTAAAGTGTCCACTGGCTCACATGGAAAGAACTGTGGCCGAGGTCTTGAGGAAGATGGTGAGGAAGTACAGTGGTAAACGGCCTGAAGTTATTGTTATTGCCATAGAAAATCCAGCTGCTGTTCTTGCTGAGGAGATAAACACAAAGTTATCTGGCAAATCACATGTGGATCATGGAACATCAACATTAAGAAAAATAGTCGATGGGCACGGGAAGGAAAATCAGCCAGACACAACGCAAATAAGAG TTAATGCAGATGATGCCAATGATGTTGAAGGACTTCTACCTGAGGAAGACACTGGTCCACCAACCGAAGAAGCTGAGGGTGATTTATCGGATTCAGAGGAATTTTGGAAGCCATTTATTGCATCCTCACCAGTTGAGAAGTCAATCAAAGCTAACAACGGTTATGTTCCACGAAAGGAGCACAAGTCTAATATTAAGAAAGATGATTCCGAAGACATTGGTGAAGCCAACTTTGTGAAAGCATCCAGTTCTGAACTCAAGTCGTCGAAGTCAGGGAAGAGGAATAAATGGAAACCTGAAGAAATTAAGAAGTTGATTAATATGCGCGGGAAACTACACGATAGATTTCAAATTGTGAAGGGAAGGATGGCTTTATGGGAAGAGATATCTCAGAGCTTGTTGGCTGATGGGATCAGCAGAAGTCCTGGACAGTGTAAATCGCTTTGGACATCTTTGGTACAGAAATATCAG GAGACCAAGAACGAGAAGGATAGTAGCAAGAGCAGTTGGCAATATCTTGAGGACATGGAAAAGATAATGCCTGATAGTGAAGCAATGGCAACAAAATGA